From Achromobacter spanius, a single genomic window includes:
- a CDS encoding FecR domain-containing protein, with protein sequence MSEAAAVPAAVVDEAIAWSVKLNFGSPDPDTCAAFERWRRAAPVHERAWVRMQALNADFTAVPQALALDTLIAMGTAHGARRQQRRVLLKGMLLLGGLTGTGWAVREHTPWQRVLADVSTGVGVRDRVTLEDGTFLALNTDSAVGVRMEDDKRVLVLYRGEISIQTGADARSPNRRPFFVRTPFGTVQALGTQFVVRLDDDCAQVSVQQHAVALRPSDGAAPVIAETGQTARLDRVGARLMSQPAMVADAWLDGAIEGKDMRLADLLAELSRYRHGRISCAPEVADLRVSGTYHVKDTDQTLAFLAQTLPIRLRYRTRYWVAVGPA encoded by the coding sequence GTGAGCGAGGCCGCCGCGGTTCCTGCCGCAGTGGTCGATGAGGCCATCGCCTGGTCGGTCAAGCTGAACTTCGGCTCGCCCGATCCCGACACCTGTGCCGCCTTCGAGCGCTGGCGCCGCGCGGCGCCCGTGCATGAGCGGGCCTGGGTGCGCATGCAGGCGCTGAATGCCGACTTCACCGCAGTGCCGCAAGCGCTGGCGCTGGACACGCTCATCGCCATGGGGACGGCACACGGCGCGCGACGGCAGCAGCGCCGTGTCCTGCTAAAAGGCATGCTGCTGCTGGGCGGACTGACGGGCACGGGCTGGGCGGTGCGCGAGCACACTCCCTGGCAGCGCGTGCTGGCGGACGTAAGCACCGGCGTGGGCGTGCGCGACCGCGTGACACTGGAGGACGGCACCTTCCTGGCGCTGAACACCGACAGCGCCGTGGGCGTTCGGATGGAAGACGACAAACGCGTGCTCGTGCTCTATCGCGGCGAGATCTCGATCCAGACCGGCGCCGATGCGCGCTCACCCAACAGGCGGCCGTTCTTCGTGCGCACGCCGTTCGGCACGGTCCAGGCGCTGGGCACTCAATTCGTGGTGCGCCTGGACGACGATTGCGCCCAGGTCAGCGTGCAGCAGCACGCGGTCGCGCTGCGGCCATCCGACGGTGCCGCCCCGGTGATCGCCGAGACCGGCCAGACCGCACGGCTGGACCGCGTGGGCGCACGGTTGATGAGCCAGCCTGCCATGGTGGCCGATGCCTGGCTGGACGGCGCGATCGAGGGCAAGGACATGAGGCTGGCGGACCTGCTGGCCGAATTGTCGCGATACCGCCATGGCCGCATCAGTTGTGCGCCGGAGGTCGCCGATCTGCGCGTGTCGGGCACCTATCATGTGAAAGACACCGACCAGACGCTTGCATTCCTGGCCCAGACGCTACCAATCCGGCTGCGCTACCGAACCCGCTACTGGGTCGCTGTCGGGCCCGCGTGA
- a CDS encoding PhzF family phenazine biosynthesis protein: MHIHRIAAFTSQGQGGNPAGVVLADQLPFPEEMQRVAAEVGYSETVFSCPNGDGSWRTRYYSPEAEVAFCGHATIALGAVLGQTLGPARYPLALANAHIDVSAEIQDGEWVSVLRSPPTRSALASPGLLTEALELFGYSPDDLDPTLAPCMANAGIDHLIVPLISRAALARMDYDLDQGRRFMQAHRIGTVAFVFSETDTLFHARNAFAIGGVLEDPATGAAAAAFAGMLRDLGRKAHGEIVILQGEDMGMPCRIEVEFTSEPGSPVNVRGKSSVIG; the protein is encoded by the coding sequence ATGCACATTCACCGGATCGCTGCATTCACCAGCCAGGGTCAAGGCGGAAATCCCGCCGGCGTCGTTCTTGCGGATCAACTCCCTTTTCCCGAGGAAATGCAAAGGGTGGCAGCCGAGGTCGGCTATTCGGAAACGGTCTTCTCTTGTCCAAACGGCGATGGCTCGTGGCGCACCCGGTACTACTCACCTGAAGCCGAAGTCGCCTTTTGCGGGCATGCGACCATCGCGCTCGGCGCGGTGCTGGGGCAGACCTTGGGGCCGGCCCGGTATCCACTGGCTCTGGCAAACGCCCATATAGACGTGTCGGCTGAAATCCAGGATGGCGAATGGGTAAGCGTGCTGCGCTCGCCGCCGACGCGCAGCGCACTCGCCAGCCCCGGGTTGTTAACCGAGGCGCTCGAACTCTTCGGCTACTCACCGGACGACCTGGATCCCACGCTCGCGCCCTGCATGGCCAACGCGGGGATCGACCACTTGATTGTCCCGCTCATTTCACGCGCCGCGCTGGCGCGCATGGACTACGACCTCGACCAAGGACGGCGCTTCATGCAAGCCCATCGCATCGGAACCGTCGCGTTCGTGTTCAGCGAGACCGATACCCTGTTCCACGCGCGCAACGCGTTTGCCATTGGCGGTGTCCTGGAGGACCCGGCAACCGGCGCGGCCGCCGCGGCCTTTGCCGGCATGCTGCGCGACCTGGGCCGGAAAGCACATGGCGAAATCGTCATCCTGCAAGGCGAAGACATGGGCATGCCTTGCCGAATTGAAGTGGAATTTACGAGCGAGCCGGGATCCCCTGTGAATGTGCGCGGCAAGTCATCTGTGATCGGCTAG
- a CDS encoding Bug family tripartite tricarboxylate transporter substrate binding protein codes for MLATLMGGAGALIAPGMLRAQGNFPDKPVRIIVPNPPGGASDVISRVLAAKLSNAWGQTVIVENRPGAGGSIGAQYVAGQKNDGTTLLMGGIASHAINPALYKNIGYDPIKDFTPVALIGTLSNALLVRPDFPASNVQELIALAKAKPGTHMYASVGNGTSPHLSGALFCQMANIQMIHVPYKGSSAALNDLLGGQIEMGFDNLSAGLPYVKDGKLKALAVTTAERSPLVPDVPTIAESGLPGYEITSWPGLLGPAGMDPTVTDFINESVNKVLRDPEFQAQLLTLGTTARPMTAAEFKEFLKGQVAKYKQIADRAGLKLG; via the coding sequence GTGCTCGCAACGCTCATGGGCGGCGCCGGCGCATTGATTGCCCCTGGCATGCTGCGTGCGCAGGGTAATTTCCCCGACAAGCCGGTCAGGATCATCGTGCCTAATCCGCCGGGCGGCGCCTCGGACGTGATCTCTCGCGTCCTGGCCGCCAAGCTGAGCAACGCTTGGGGGCAGACGGTCATCGTCGAGAACCGCCCCGGTGCAGGCGGAAGCATCGGAGCGCAGTATGTCGCCGGTCAGAAGAACGATGGCACCACATTGCTGATGGGCGGTATCGCCTCTCACGCGATCAACCCGGCGCTCTACAAGAACATCGGCTACGACCCTATCAAGGACTTCACGCCTGTCGCGCTGATCGGCACGTTGTCCAACGCACTCCTGGTCCGGCCCGACTTTCCGGCCTCGAACGTCCAGGAACTGATCGCGCTCGCCAAGGCCAAGCCCGGCACGCACATGTACGCCTCTGTAGGCAATGGAACGTCGCCACACTTGTCCGGCGCGCTGTTCTGCCAGATGGCCAACATCCAGATGATCCATGTTCCCTACAAGGGAAGCTCGGCAGCGCTGAACGACCTGCTGGGAGGGCAGATCGAAATGGGTTTTGACAATCTGTCGGCAGGCCTTCCTTACGTGAAGGACGGGAAGCTCAAGGCCCTGGCTGTCACGACTGCGGAGCGATCTCCGCTGGTTCCCGACGTTCCGACCATCGCCGAATCCGGGCTGCCGGGGTATGAGATTACGTCCTGGCCCGGGCTGCTCGGGCCCGCCGGCATGGATCCAACAGTCACGGACTTCATCAACGAGTCAGTCAACAAGGTGCTTCGCGATCCTGAATTCCAAGCCCAACTGCTCACGCTTGGAACGACGGCGCGTCCGATGACGGCCGCGGAATTCAAGGAGTTCCTGAAGGGCCAGGTCGCCAAGTACAAACAGATCGCCGATCGGGCGGGGCTCAAACTGGGTTGA
- a CDS encoding PepSY domain-containing protein translates to MKAGLRQRMSWLHTWCGLVCAWLLCLIFLAGSISVFRGPISRWMTAEPVLPPAPLALPQEAVLAAASRFLADQEADLRFWRIELPEETTHAMRLVWRTNAGVTREAAMDPRDGSLLPQPWGRKSEGGRHFMTLHYSLHAGTFGFWLVGWLTIGMLAALLSGIVVHKRIFKDFFTFRPGRGQRAWLDGHNASAVLTLPFQLMIAYTGLAIFYTSYMPGPLRAVYGEQGAARWQAELAQGAPQAGADALPARPQLDDSLPARRQLGALLHAAQTALASPARMIMVERPGQLRERISVYGRPDPAATIRDLTSPAGRAVFDGGSGAFSALHTAAGRQSGDAAHEVMERLHVASYGGWTIKWLYFLCGLAGTLMMATGAVLYTVKRRNKSQSEFGAATPAFYRIAEALNVAAIAGAGLACITYFHANRLLPAALPARDTWEIRAFFLAWLFSLAHACVRPVRRAWFEQVACTALLCLLLPVTNVLTTGQHALAYASRGDWQAAMVESTVIVLGGLFTLLAWRVRAGDWTAPRQARVTAAPRGHRWRVLARVLCAVLGGYALATVGATVLAQLLPLAGLISPAIGVVVASLLSFLIYTVAALWVFAAQDAWRWLLTCIAMLAGLAWAMGTA, encoded by the coding sequence ATGAAGGCCGGCCTGCGCCAGCGCATGAGCTGGCTGCACACCTGGTGCGGACTGGTGTGCGCCTGGCTGCTGTGTCTGATCTTCCTGGCCGGCAGCATCAGCGTATTCCGGGGGCCTATTTCGCGCTGGATGACGGCCGAACCCGTCTTGCCGCCCGCGCCGCTGGCGCTGCCGCAGGAGGCCGTGCTGGCGGCGGCCTCGCGCTTTCTCGCTGACCAGGAAGCCGACTTGCGCTTCTGGCGCATCGAGCTGCCCGAAGAGACGACGCACGCGATGCGGCTGGTGTGGCGCACCAACGCTGGCGTCACGCGCGAAGCCGCGATGGATCCGCGCGACGGCTCCCTGCTACCCCAGCCTTGGGGACGCAAGAGCGAAGGCGGCCGCCATTTCATGACGCTGCACTACAGCCTGCATGCCGGCACTTTCGGCTTCTGGCTGGTGGGCTGGCTGACGATAGGGATGCTGGCCGCGCTGCTGTCGGGCATCGTTGTCCACAAGCGCATCTTCAAGGATTTCTTCACCTTTCGTCCGGGACGCGGACAACGCGCCTGGCTTGACGGCCACAATGCATCGGCCGTACTCACGCTGCCGTTCCAGCTGATGATCGCCTATACCGGGCTTGCAATCTTCTACACCAGCTACATGCCAGGCCCGCTCCGTGCCGTCTATGGCGAGCAAGGGGCGGCGCGCTGGCAGGCGGAGCTTGCCCAGGGCGCGCCGCAGGCCGGCGCCGATGCATTGCCCGCGCGCCCTCAGCTGGACGACAGTCTGCCGGCGCGCCGGCAATTGGGCGCGCTGCTGCACGCGGCGCAGACGGCACTGGCAAGCCCAGCCCGCATGATCATGGTTGAGCGCCCGGGACAGCTGCGGGAGCGCATCAGCGTGTATGGCCGGCCGGATCCCGCGGCAACGATACGCGATCTCACCAGCCCGGCCGGCCGCGCCGTGTTCGACGGCGGCAGCGGCGCGTTTTCCGCCCTGCATACAGCCGCTGGCCGGCAATCGGGCGACGCCGCTCATGAAGTGATGGAGCGCCTGCATGTGGCCTCGTATGGAGGCTGGACGATCAAGTGGTTGTATTTCCTCTGCGGCCTGGCGGGCACGCTGATGATGGCGACGGGCGCGGTGCTGTACACCGTCAAGCGGCGCAACAAGAGCCAGAGCGAATTCGGCGCCGCCACGCCCGCGTTCTACCGCATCGCCGAAGCGCTCAACGTGGCGGCGATTGCCGGAGCCGGTCTGGCCTGCATCACCTACTTCCACGCCAATCGCCTGCTCCCGGCAGCGCTGCCCGCCCGCGACACCTGGGAGATCCGGGCTTTCTTCCTGGCTTGGCTCTTTAGCCTGGCACATGCCTGCGTGCGACCGGTGCGGCGCGCCTGGTTCGAGCAGGTTGCCTGCACCGCGTTGCTGTGCCTCTTGCTGCCCGTGACCAACGTGCTGACGACCGGGCAACATGCGCTAGCCTATGCGAGTCGCGGCGATTGGCAGGCGGCAATGGTGGAGTCCACCGTCATCGTGCTTGGCGGCCTGTTCACCCTGCTCGCGTGGCGCGTGCGCGCGGGGGATTGGACGGCTCCCCGGCAGGCACGCGTGACGGCCGCGCCGCGCGGCCATCGCTGGCGCGTGCTGGCTCGGGTTCTCTGCGCGGTGTTGGGCGGCTACGCGCTGGCGACCGTGGGCGCCACCGTCCTGGCTCAACTCCTGCCGCTTGCCGGCCTTATCAGCCCAGCGATCGGGGTGGTCGTGGCCAGCCTGCTCAGCTTTCTGATCTATACGGTGGCGGCGCTGTGGGTGTTTGCGGCGCAAGATGCGTGGCGTTGGCTGCTGACCTGCATTGCCATGCTGGCGGGGCTGGCATGGGCGATGGGGACTGCATGA
- a CDS encoding SDR family NAD(P)-dependent oxidoreductase produces MDQRLSKQVAVVLGAGNPEQGRGNGGACAERYAAEGASVVCVDRDAAAAERTMSAIQQAGGSAISFVADVTKKADLIALRQAVVERYGRVDVLHNNVGVEDVAELPDISEARWDFVHEVNLKSVMLACQQFIPLMVEHGSGVVTNISSTASLRTGTQPYLSYCTSKAGLNHLGRVLARRYAADGVRVNTILPGMIRTAHALRLYEDYEKANAERDARCPTGSQGTPEDIAAAAAFLASQDAKYITGIELRVDGGLSV; encoded by the coding sequence ATGGATCAACGATTGAGTAAACAAGTGGCGGTCGTTCTAGGCGCCGGAAATCCCGAACAAGGCCGAGGGAACGGGGGAGCCTGCGCCGAGCGATATGCCGCTGAAGGCGCGTCCGTCGTGTGTGTCGACCGCGACGCGGCAGCGGCAGAACGCACAATGTCCGCGATTCAACAGGCGGGTGGTTCCGCCATATCCTTCGTTGCGGACGTAACGAAGAAGGCCGACTTGATAGCCCTTAGGCAAGCCGTTGTGGAACGTTATGGCCGGGTCGATGTGCTGCATAACAACGTGGGCGTCGAGGACGTCGCGGAGCTACCAGACATCAGTGAGGCGCGTTGGGACTTCGTACATGAGGTCAACCTCAAAAGCGTCATGCTGGCTTGCCAGCAGTTCATTCCCCTGATGGTTGAACATGGCAGCGGGGTGGTGACCAACATTTCCTCGACGGCTAGTTTGCGCACGGGCACGCAACCCTACCTGTCCTATTGCACGTCAAAAGCGGGGCTGAACCACCTCGGCCGGGTGCTGGCCAGGCGGTACGCGGCCGACGGCGTGAGGGTGAACACAATTCTGCCCGGCATGATCCGCACTGCACACGCGCTCCGCCTGTACGAAGACTACGAGAAGGCAAATGCTGAACGAGACGCGCGGTGCCCGACAGGTTCACAGGGAACGCCCGAGGACATTGCGGCCGCCGCGGCGTTTCTCGCCAGCCAGGACGCAAAGTACATCACCGGAATCGAACTGCGGGTGGATGGCGGCCTGTCCGTCTGA
- a CDS encoding VOC family protein yields the protein MSKSFGTIRQVGYVVKDIEKAMEHWAKVLHVGPWFYRVDATPTTFTYYGKASTPPKMSIAVANSGDMQVELIQQHDDADSLYRDSLLSAGECTQHIAYWTEDGFDEMRSQLLAEGYQEGHAGQMGQRGRFTYLVHPDLPSAIIEISETRGGKGEYFKRVFAAAQDWDGTDPIRRV from the coding sequence ATGAGCAAGTCGTTTGGAACCATCCGCCAAGTGGGCTATGTGGTCAAGGATATCGAGAAGGCAATGGAGCACTGGGCCAAGGTGCTTCACGTCGGGCCGTGGTTCTATCGGGTCGACGCCACGCCTACCACCTTTACTTATTACGGAAAGGCGTCAACGCCGCCCAAGATGTCAATCGCAGTCGCCAACTCGGGCGACATGCAGGTCGAACTGATCCAGCAGCACGACGACGCCGACTCGCTATACCGAGATTCGCTGCTGAGCGCCGGCGAGTGCACCCAGCACATCGCGTACTGGACAGAAGATGGATTCGACGAAATGCGCAGTCAGCTTCTTGCTGAGGGTTACCAGGAAGGCCACGCCGGCCAAATGGGGCAGCGAGGACGCTTCACCTATCTGGTCCACCCGGATCTTCCGAGCGCAATCATCGAAATTTCGGAGACCCGCGGTGGGAAGGGCGAATACTTCAAGAGGGTGTTCGCAGCCGCCCAGGACTGGGATGGCACGGATCCTATCCGTCGCGTTTGA
- a CDS encoding 2,4'-dihydroxyacetophenone dioxygenase family protein: MNKAFTLNEQERLLTVNIRDTVPLPGAADGYTLVPLFLDRENGVWVLYGIFQPGVKLPTHFHTGTVHFFTTKGQWNYDEYPEDPQTAGSYLYEPGGSMHTFSVPADAEEPAEGFMVVHGANINFVDGKIHSIRDAGAIEDGLLEAVKAGLGPMPKYFRPAGGAVASKA; this comes from the coding sequence ATGAACAAAGCCTTTACGTTGAATGAGCAGGAACGCCTGCTCACGGTCAACATTCGCGACACGGTTCCTCTGCCTGGCGCCGCCGACGGATATACGTTGGTGCCGCTATTTCTGGATCGCGAAAACGGTGTGTGGGTGCTGTACGGAATTTTCCAGCCCGGCGTAAAGTTGCCGACGCATTTCCACACAGGCACGGTGCACTTCTTTACGACAAAGGGGCAATGGAATTATGACGAGTACCCTGAAGATCCGCAGACTGCTGGCAGCTACCTGTACGAGCCGGGCGGCTCCATGCACACCTTTTCGGTGCCGGCCGATGCAGAGGAACCTGCCGAGGGCTTCATGGTCGTTCACGGCGCGAATATCAATTTCGTAGACGGAAAGATCCACAGCATTCGCGACGCTGGCGCGATCGAGGATGGGTTGCTCGAAGCGGTAAAGGCTGGGCTGGGCCCGATGCCAAAGTACTTCCGACCCGCTGGGGGAGCGGTTGCCAGCAAGGCGTAG
- a CDS encoding carboxymuconolactone decarboxylase family protein, with protein sequence MIAYPDLENLPSNLQTLSASRKPLNVFRMVMHAQDFAPAYFGMADATKACTIAAPHRELIILRVGEAYGSNYELFHHRRIARSVGLSEAAITAAGVFEGQQQGLSQQESDIIAWTDMLLSDHALRGEHRERALRDLGVRGVADLVFIVGFYQLVCNFLLTFDIPVEDGMGEQG encoded by the coding sequence GTGATTGCGTATCCCGATCTAGAGAACCTGCCGAGCAACCTTCAGACGCTCTCCGCGTCCAGGAAACCTTTGAACGTCTTTCGCATGGTGATGCACGCGCAAGACTTCGCGCCGGCCTACTTCGGAATGGCCGATGCAACCAAGGCGTGCACGATCGCCGCGCCGCATCGCGAGCTCATCATTCTGCGGGTCGGTGAGGCCTATGGTTCGAACTACGAGCTGTTTCACCACCGCCGCATTGCGCGTTCGGTCGGTCTATCGGAGGCCGCAATCACCGCGGCCGGCGTATTCGAAGGCCAGCAACAAGGATTGTCGCAGCAAGAGAGCGACATCATCGCGTGGACCGACATGCTGTTGTCGGATCATGCTTTGCGCGGCGAGCACCGCGAACGGGCGCTACGCGATCTGGGCGTGCGCGGCGTCGCGGATCTTGTTTTCATCGTTGGGTTTTATCAGCTCGTGTGCAACTTCCTGCTGACATTCGACATTCCCGTGGAGGACGGGATGGGCGAGCAAGGCTAG
- a CDS encoding TonB-dependent siderophore receptor, whose product MTLARTTRTSRLTPVPTVLTTVLSGLLCGAALGFIAPPVQAQAGVAAQETEYTFAIEAGPLEQALNQFARAAGVNVSFDAAQVSGLRTEGLQGRWSAGRGLSALLSRTGFEGVRLSSGGYAVRRLPGGGAAMLEPVTVTGQEYRLMTEGTGSYTTSAVTIGKGEQQLRDIPQSVSVVTRQRLDEQNLTSVYDALENTTGVTLQQSPQGGKYIYSRGFNNSVIQYDGVPLERSMYGRASNYSGGTAFYDRVEVLRGAAGLLQGSGSPGGAVNLVRKRPLQEDRFMVETQAGSWDRYGMQLDGSALLNDDGSLRGRALIDRQDEHSFVDRVNLKNTTVYATVEYDFSPRTQVNLGYSYEDLRGRPSISGLPRYSNGEEVGFKRSTSFGANWNRQETSNQGFYADFTHAFNDDWRFKMTGAYVKESQYLKYTASSRAVNPVTQMATVSVARTVADIDTSGVDANLTGKFRAFGRTHEVVVGANYGHSKIDTSYAYLVNYATFNAFNFNPNLPEPTTADIRADTDEARIGSNRELGFYGTTRLQLADPLKLVLGGRFSRSNRVWTTNTTEAGELVNDQTKQANTHFTPYAGLMLDLSPQWTTYVSYTDIFQPQIEVNAAGESLKPIVGESYELGLKGELLDGRINTAFALFRINQNNRAQVDFNTSPTCSAGYFCYTDAGKVRSQGFDAEISGELTRGWNLFAGYTFNTTKYLKDQDSEGQAFAWYTPKHIFRLWTTYQLPGDLNAFTVGGGVNVQSGQSRQIGATTVHASGRAVWSAYAKYQINRNWAATVNLNNIFDKTYYSAVGNLVNGVHYGDPRNAMLTLRGTF is encoded by the coding sequence ATGACCCTCGCTCGTACCACCAGGACGTCGCGCCTGACGCCCGTCCCGACCGTGTTGACCACCGTTCTTTCCGGCCTGCTGTGCGGCGCCGCCCTTGGCTTCATCGCCCCGCCTGTCCAGGCGCAGGCCGGTGTCGCCGCGCAAGAAACGGAATACACCTTCGCCATCGAAGCCGGGCCGCTTGAGCAGGCGCTGAACCAGTTTGCCCGCGCCGCCGGCGTGAATGTGTCGTTCGACGCCGCCCAGGTGAGCGGGCTGCGGACCGAGGGATTGCAAGGACGCTGGAGCGCCGGGCGCGGCTTGAGCGCATTGCTGTCCCGTACAGGATTCGAGGGCGTCAGGCTTTCCAGCGGCGGTTACGCCGTGCGGCGCCTGCCCGGCGGTGGCGCGGCCATGCTCGAACCTGTCACCGTGACGGGGCAGGAGTACCGGCTCATGACCGAAGGCACCGGGTCCTACACCACGTCGGCGGTCACCATCGGCAAGGGCGAGCAGCAGCTGCGCGACATACCGCAATCGGTCAGCGTCGTGACCCGCCAGCGCCTGGACGAGCAGAACCTGACCTCCGTGTATGACGCGCTGGAAAACACCACTGGCGTGACCTTGCAGCAGAGTCCGCAGGGCGGCAAATACATCTATTCGCGCGGCTTCAACAACAGCGTGATCCAGTACGACGGCGTGCCGCTTGAGCGCAGCATGTATGGCCGAGCCAGCAACTACTCGGGCGGCACCGCGTTTTATGACCGCGTCGAAGTGCTGCGCGGCGCGGCCGGCCTGCTGCAAGGCTCCGGTTCGCCTGGCGGCGCGGTGAACCTGGTGCGCAAGCGGCCGTTGCAGGAAGACCGCTTCATGGTCGAAACCCAGGCCGGAAGCTGGGACCGTTACGGCATGCAGCTCGACGGCAGCGCTTTGCTGAACGACGACGGCAGCCTGCGTGGCCGCGCCCTGATCGACCGCCAGGACGAACACTCGTTCGTGGACCGGGTGAACCTGAAAAACACCACCGTCTACGCCACGGTCGAATACGACTTCTCGCCGCGCACGCAGGTGAATCTGGGATATAGCTACGAAGACCTGCGAGGCCGTCCTTCGATTTCGGGCCTGCCGCGCTACAGCAACGGCGAAGAGGTCGGTTTCAAGCGGTCCACCAGCTTCGGCGCAAACTGGAATCGGCAGGAGACCTCGAACCAGGGCTTCTACGCCGACTTCACGCATGCGTTCAATGACGACTGGCGCTTCAAGATGACCGGCGCCTACGTGAAGGAAAGTCAGTATCTGAAGTACACCGCGTCAAGCCGGGCGGTGAATCCCGTGACGCAGATGGCGACCGTCAGCGTGGCCAGGACAGTGGCGGACATCGACACCTCGGGCGTGGACGCGAACCTGACCGGCAAGTTCCGTGCGTTCGGCCGCACGCACGAAGTGGTGGTAGGCGCCAACTACGGACACAGCAAGATCGACACGTCCTACGCGTACCTGGTCAATTACGCGACCTTCAACGCGTTCAATTTCAATCCGAACCTGCCCGAGCCCACCACCGCCGATATACGCGCGGACACTGACGAGGCGCGCATCGGCTCGAACCGGGAGCTGGGCTTCTACGGCACCACGCGCCTGCAACTGGCCGATCCCCTGAAGCTGGTGCTGGGCGGCCGATTCAGCCGTTCCAACCGGGTCTGGACGACCAACACGACTGAAGCCGGCGAGCTCGTCAACGATCAGACCAAACAGGCCAACACCCACTTCACGCCTTATGCCGGCCTGATGCTGGACCTGTCGCCGCAATGGACTACGTATGTGAGCTACACCGACATCTTCCAGCCGCAGATCGAGGTGAATGCGGCGGGAGAGTCGCTTAAGCCGATCGTCGGTGAAAGCTACGAACTGGGCTTGAAGGGTGAGTTGCTGGACGGGCGCATCAATACCGCGTTCGCGCTCTTTCGGATCAACCAGAACAACCGCGCCCAGGTCGACTTCAACACCAGTCCGACCTGCTCTGCCGGCTATTTCTGCTACACCGATGCGGGCAAGGTCCGCAGCCAGGGCTTTGACGCGGAGATCAGCGGCGAGCTGACCCGCGGCTGGAACCTCTTTGCCGGCTACACCTTCAACACAACCAAATACCTGAAGGACCAGGACAGCGAAGGCCAGGCGTTCGCGTGGTACACGCCCAAGCACATCTTCCGGCTCTGGACCACGTATCAATTGCCCGGCGACTTGAACGCCTTCACGGTGGGCGGCGGCGTCAATGTGCAGAGCGGGCAGTCGCGCCAGATCGGCGCCACCACCGTGCACGCGAGCGGACGCGCGGTGTGGAGCGCCTATGCGAAGTACCAGATCAATCGCAATTGGGCCGCCACGGTCAACCTCAACAACATCTTCGACAAGACCTATTACAGCGCCGTCGGCAACCTGGTCAACGGTGTTCATTACGGCGATCCCCGCAATGCCATGCTGACGCTGCGCGGCACGTTCTGA
- a CDS encoding DUF3325 domain-containing protein, with translation MSTTIAALAALALAFAAFACLALAMDRHHEQATGHETIASGLKCGLRLGATLLALAAMAACLQAWGIVVAALVWLGMLSCGAILTTLTLSYSPRRLRTLAAMAAFLGLGLALACA, from the coding sequence ATGAGCACCACGATTGCAGCCCTGGCCGCGCTCGCGCTGGCCTTCGCCGCCTTTGCCTGCCTGGCGCTGGCAATGGACCGGCATCATGAACAGGCAACCGGTCACGAAACAATAGCGTCCGGGCTCAAGTGCGGCTTGCGTCTGGGCGCCACGCTGCTGGCGCTTGCCGCGATGGCTGCCTGCCTGCAGGCCTGGGGCATCGTGGTGGCGGCACTGGTCTGGCTCGGCATGCTGTCATGCGGCGCGATCCTGACCACCCTCACGCTCAGCTATTCGCCACGGCGGCTCCGGACCCTGGCCGCAATGGCGGCGTTTTTGGGCTTGGGCCTGGCCCTGGCCTGCGCCTGA